catagagagagagagagagagagaggacctggCAGCCGTACTTGAGGAAGACGCCAAGGGGAGGCAAGATGATGGCCAGGAGGATATCGATGCAGGTTGCTGTCGACTCGTCCGCCATTTTCTAAACACCAAAAGTTAATTAAATCGCCTCTCCTTCTTCCCGAACCCTAAACAAACGCAgtgatcagagagagagagagagatagagagagtgTGAGTGATGCAGCCGAGGCGGTTGCGAATTTATAGGCGGCCCAAGAGAGAACcgaaaagagaagagaatatctattttaataacatttccatttATCTGTAAGTAAGGTACTGAGATTCTAATTGTTCCCCGTAATTTCTTTAAATAATAGTTTATTAGAAGGGAGGAGCGGCGCGTGTCTAGTACGCGTGGGCATCCGAGACCGTTGGATCATCGCTTAAACTCGTGAAATGGCTGAGCGCGATCGTGGTGGCCACCGTATTCTTTGGTTTAGCGTTATACGGTACAAActatatttttgtcactataattttgtgtttttttttttgcataattatttttttttattattacactTTTTGATcatacatttttaattaattatacatctCATTAAGAATGTATAACACATACATGCTAAAATACTTAAATTATCCTCATTGCCAACCATTGTCAATTCCCATTGATTATCGTCAACTAAATCAGTCGTCGTTTCTAATAATTGTAACTATCATGCGCCTtctcttattattataattaactATCAATCTTCTTTTTTTGATGAGACCTCTTACTTTATCTTCTCCAATCATAGTCTTCTCAAATGATAGTGCCTCTGAccgttcatcttcttctttaatcATAGTCTTCTCAAATGATAGTTGCCTGTTTGACTAGTTCATCTTCCTCAACCAATGACTTTTTCGTCTTTTCACCTTCTACTGATCTTTGCATCTTTAGCCACCTTCGACACCTTTTTACCGTCGATTGTCGTCGACaaccatcttcatcttccaccATATATAGTTATCGTTCTACACCTTCTCTTCCATTCGTTATACTTGTCACTAACCATCTCCTTATCTTGTCGCCAGCTATTTCTTGTCTTGCCACACAACCCCCTAATCTTATTGCTAGTCACCATCTCTGTTAATCTCACACACCTAACAAACTCCTTTTGTcctaacatatttttttctccatCATCTGCATCCCAATCATAGCAGAAATAGTTGCCGACAATGAGTGTAATTTGGACATTTTACTGTGCATGCATTATGTGCTCATAatcgaaacaacaaaaaattcgaATAACCACacgagaaaaaaaatgaaagtacaAGGATAAAAGTATGGATTTGGCTGCattataattgttattatacataatttttaattttcttaatttttttattaattgatagtaaatgtttgtaatattttataattaataagagtataattaaaaaataaataaattattaattatagttataactataattattaaaataattataactttaattgaataaattaaaattaataatttatttagataataatttataatcatatttaaaaaatataaaattaaatatatgcaaGCGTATGGGGTGGCGACCTGtacttgggggggggggggggtgaaatTGGGTGATTATGAGGGAG
This window of the Diospyros lotus cultivar Yz01 chromosome 5, ASM1463336v1, whole genome shotgun sequence genome carries:
- the LOC127801752 gene encoding hydrophobic protein RCI2B-like; the protein is MADESTATCIDILLAIILPPLGVFLKYGCQVEFWICLLLTFFGYIPGIIYAIYAITKTPT